From Stenotrophomonas maltophilia, a single genomic window includes:
- a CDS encoding TetR/AcrR family transcriptional regulator, producing the protein MKDSLSPKALEILAHARSLLEAGGYNGFSYADVSARVNISKASIHHHFPSKADLVRTVVELYRAEAREGLALLDRQLDDPLQELNAYVDYWSACIAGGTSSFCICAMLAAESPMIPAEIADEVRGHFEDLSGWLALTLQKGAATGQLHLQGSAADEAKAFMSAVHGAMLAARGFGDAGTFATLARLAIARVSTAR; encoded by the coding sequence ATGAAAGACTCGCTCTCGCCCAAGGCCCTGGAGATCCTGGCGCACGCCCGTTCGCTGCTGGAGGCCGGTGGCTACAACGGCTTCAGCTATGCCGACGTGTCGGCACGGGTCAACATCAGCAAGGCCAGCATCCACCACCATTTCCCCAGCAAGGCGGACCTGGTGCGCACGGTGGTCGAACTGTACCGGGCCGAGGCGCGCGAGGGCCTGGCGCTGCTGGACCGGCAGCTGGATGACCCGTTGCAGGAGCTAAATGCCTACGTGGACTACTGGTCGGCCTGCATCGCCGGCGGCACGTCCTCGTTCTGCATCTGCGCGATGCTGGCAGCGGAGTCGCCGATGATTCCTGCGGAGATTGCCGATGAAGTGCGCGGCCATTTCGAGGACCTGAGCGGCTGGCTGGCGCTGACCCTGCAGAAGGGCGCAGCAACGGGGCAGCTGCACCTGCAGGGCTCCGCGGCCGATGAGGCCAAGGCATTCATGTCGGCGGTGCATGGCGCGATGCTGGCCGCGCGTGGTTTCGGCGATGCCGGCACGTTTGCCACGCTGGCGCGGCTGGCCATTGCGCGGGTGAGCACCGCCCGCTGA